A genomic segment from Gossypium hirsutum isolate 1008001.06 chromosome D04, Gossypium_hirsutum_v2.1, whole genome shotgun sequence encodes:
- the LOC107926052 gene encoding uncharacterized protein isoform X1, whose product MATTFSPGRSPGGSRLQLGAGSGVSRLRSSSLKKPPEPLRRAVADCLSSSSPAAVAGGVSSHHQGGPLVFTEASRTLRDYLAAPSTTDQAYIVTLEHTIAERERSPAVVGRCVALLKRYLLRYKPSEETLLQIDQFCVNLIAECDISLNRRLPPWSRSLNQQSISSISTSSASASPLLPVSSFASAALVKSLSYVRSLLAKHIPKRSFQPAAFAGATLASRQSLPTLSSLLSRSFNSQLCPVNGGESSEKKDATNLSVSNLSNVEEADGIENPEYLAHDVLKWRWLGDHQSSLLYSESDRSANIQDMRTHNFVEVGAAALLVGDMEAKMKGQPWKYFGTADMPYLDQLLQPSSVTTITNSAAAHSHLRAITALKRSKGGPRQIWDDSPASMFRPRARPLFQYRHYSEQQPLQLNPAEVSEVIAAVCSETSSRSANTLTVSSRLSYNSGKQSMDVAVSVLIKLVIDMYVLDSGVAAPLTLSMLEEMLSSPRAACRVRAFDLIINLAVHAHLLEPMVNDDKSAIEEEYAQELLLNSEDQFTMQGIRKIDSAKKLGNSSAIDKFESWILNILYEMLLLLVQTVEKEESVWASALSCLLFFVCDRGKIRRNRLKGLDIRVVKALVETSRFNSWAELVHCKLISILTNMFYQVPDEATTSIISAASFLVDQVDLIDGIDFIFIEYSLATTREERKHLYLVLFDYVLHQINETCILTGASEYSHDESQPIAMLLALADAPEAFYISIKLGVEGIGELLRRSISAALSRYPNSERLNMLLGNITEKLDAIISSFTHLDKEFLHLKQITKSNKFMDDIEGSSVQNGAGMKVKLAWTILHSLLHSDRISYRQNGYIWLGDLLIAEISESRNGSIWSNIKSLQNKIAYAGAHDFCDHSGIPLSIWLMCGLLKSKNNNIRWGFLFVLERLLMRCKFLLDESEMQKSSNTDFSPDHSDSRLEKANAVIDIMSRALSLVAINETDRINILKMCDILFSQLCLKVPHSTVMPFGEGVKQPKVLTRTDEIRNTSTSERLPKQASCSWDELMEETDSKSGYHGSSPIHEIASMAASLLQGQAIVPMQLVARVPAALLYWPLIQLAGAATDNIALGVAVGSKGRGNIPGATSDIRATLLLLLIGKCTADPKAFQDVGGEDFFRALLEDTDSRVAYYSSAFLLKRMMTEKPEKYQHMLQKLVFKAQQSNNEKLLENPYLQMCGIFQLSNDL is encoded by the exons ATGGCTACAACTTTCAGTCCGGGTCGGAGCCCGGGGGGTTCGAGGCTTCAGTTAGGAGCAGGCAGTGGAGTGTCGAGGCTTAGATCTTCGTCGCTTAAGAAGCCACCGGAGCCGTTGCGTCGTGCGGTGGCAGATTGTCTTTCGTCTTCTTCGCCGGCGGCGGTGGCTGGAGGAGTTAGCTCGCATCACCAAGGGGGTCCTTTGGTTTTTACTGAAGCTTCGAGGACGCTTCGG GACTATCTGGCAGCTCCCTCAACAACTGACCAGGCTTATATCGTTACTTTAGAGCATACAATTGCAGAGAGAGAACGCAG CCCAGCTGTGGTGGGAAGATGCGTGGCACTCCTAAAGCGGTACCTTTTAAG ATATAAGCCCAGTGAGGAGACGCTGCTGCAAATAGATCAGTTTTGTGTAAACTTAATTGCTGAATGTGACATTAGTCTAAATCGACGGTTGCCACCTTGGTCTCGATCACTAAATCAACAATCTATTTCATCAATATCAACATCATCTGCAAGTGCTTCGCCTTTGTTGCCTGTATCTAGTTTTGCTTCTGCGGCACTTGTAAAATCGTTAAGTTATGTGAGGTCCCTATTGGCTAAACATATTCCAAAGCGGTCATTCCAGCCTGCAGCCTTTGCTGGAGCTACCTTGGCTTCAAGACAGTCGCTTCCTACACTTTCATCTTTGTTGAGTAGATCTTTCAATTCCCAGCTATGCCCTGTGAACGGTGGAGAATCTTCAGAGAAGAAAGATGCTACAAATTTATCTGTTTCAAACTTGTCGAACGTTGAGGAAGCTGATGGAATAGAGAATCCTGAATATCTTGCACATGATGTCCTGAAATGGCGCTGGCTTGGGGATCATCAGTCGTCATTATTGTATTCTGAAAG CGATCGGTCCGCGAATATTCAAGACATGAGAACACATAATTTTGTAGAAGTAGGAGCTGCTGCTTTACTTGTTGGAGACATGGAAGCTAAAATGAAGGGTCAACCATGGAAATATTTTGGCACAGCTGATATGCCTTATCTTGATCAACTCTTACAGCCCTCATCAGTCACAACAATTACCAATTCTGCTGCAGCTCACTCCCACTTGAGAGCAATAACAGCATTAAAACGCAGTAAAGGAGGACCTCGTCAAATATG GGATGATTCTCCAGCAAGCATGTTTCGCCCACGTGCCCGGCCACTTTTCCAGTACCGTCATTACAG TGAACAACAACCTCTGCAATTAAATCCTGCTGAGGTATCCGAGGTTATTGCTGCTGTCTGCTCTGAGACATCTTCCAGAAGTGCTAATACCTTGACAGTATCTTCTAGATTAAGTTATAACAGTGGAAAGCAGTCAATGGATGTGGCTGTGAGCGTCCTTATTAAGCTGGTCATTGACAT GTATGTCTTGGATTCTGGAGTTGCTGCTCCCCTTACTCTGTCTATGCTTGAG GAAATGCTTAGTTCTCCAAGAGCAGCTTGTAGGGTGCGtgcttttgatttaattataaaccTTGCAGTCCATGCTCACTTGTTGGAGCCAATGGTAAATGATGACAAATCTGCAATTGAAGAAGAGTATGCTCAAGAATTGCTTTTAAATAGTGAAGATCAGTTTACCATGCAAGGGATAAGAAAAATAGATTCTGCCAAGAAGTTGGGCAACTCCTCAGCCATTGATAAATTTGAATCTtggattttaaacattttatatgagATGCTTCTTCTTCTTGTTCAG ACTGTAGAGAAGGAAGAATCTGTCTGGGCTTCTGCTCTAAGCTGCTTACTGTTTTTTGTCTGTGATAGAGGCAAAATCCGGAGAAATCGATTAAAAGGACTTGACATTAGG GTTGTCAAGGCACTTGTAGAGACTAGCCGGTTTAATTCCTGGGCTGAACTTGTTCACTGCAAGCTTATTTCTATCCTAACAAACATGTTTTATCAAGTACCTGATGAAGCTACTACATCCATCATAAGTGCTGCAAGCTTTCTTGTTGACCAGGTTGACCTGATTGATGGAATTGATTTCATCTTCATTGAG TATTCATTGGCAACCacaagagaagaaagaaaacatcTATATTTGGTGCTGTTTGACTATGTTTTGCATCAAATAAATGAAACATGCATATTGACAGGAGCTTCTGAATATAGTCATGATGAGAGTCAGCCCATTGCTATGCTGCTTGCTTTGGCTGATGCACCTGAAGctttttatatttcaattaaGCTGGGGGTGGAAGGCATTGGGGAGCTTTTGAGAAGATCAATTTCTGCTGCATTGTCTAGATACCCTAACAGTGAGCGATTAAATATG CTGTTGGGAAATATTACGGAGAAATTGGATGCAATAATAAGTTCATTTACTCATTTGGACAAGGAGTTCTTGCATCTGAAACAGATAACTAAATCCAACAAGTTCATGGATGATATTGAGGGTTCATCTGTGCAAAATGGTGCTGGAATGAAAGTAAAGCTTGCTTGGACCATATTGCATTCTCTTCTTCATTCTGATAGAATCTCTTATCGCCAAAATGGATATATCTGGTTGGGAGATCTACTTATTGCTGAAATAAGTGAGTCAAGGAATGGGAGTATATGGTCTAATATCAAGAGCTTGCAGAATAAAATTGCTTATGCCGGTGCTCATGATTTCTGTGATCATTCTGGCATACCTTTGTCTATTTGGCTGATGTGTGGTCTTTTGAAGTCAAAAAACAACAATATTAGGTGGGGCTTCTTATTTGTTCTGGAAAGGCTTCTCATGCGGTGCAAGTTTTTGTTAGATGAGAGTGAAATGCAAAAGTCAAGCAATACAGATTTTAGCCCTGATCATAGTGATTCCCGACTTGAGAAAGCAAATGCGGTGATTGACATCATGAGCCGTGCTttgtccttggtagctataaatGAAACGGACCGCATAAACATTTTAAag ATGTGTGACATTCTATTCTCTCAATTGTGCTTGAAAGTTCCCCATTCAACTGTGATGCCATTTGGTGAAGGAGTAAAACAACCTAAAGTTCTCACCCGCACAGATGAAATTAGAAATACTAGTACTTCTGAGCGCTTACCTAAACAAGCAAGCTGTAGTTGGGACGAATTAATGGAAGAAACTGATAGCAAATCTGGCTACCACGGTAGTTCTCCAATACATGAGATAGCTTCTATGGCCGCATCACTACTCCAAGGACAAGCCATTGTGCCAATGCAATTAGTTGCACGTGTACCAGCTGCTTTGTTATATTGGCCTTTGATTCAACTTGCAGGTGCTGCAACTGACAACATTGCTCTAGGTGTTGCTGTTGGAAGTAAAGGAAGAGGGAACATACCTGGTGCTACTTCTGATATTCGGGCCACCCTTCTTTTACTTCTAATTGGTAAATGTACTGCAGATCCTAAAGCTTTTCAGGATGTTGGTGGAGAAGATTTTTTCAG GGCACTTTTGGAAGATACTGATTCCAGGGTGGCATATTACTCTTCAGCTTTCCTATTGAAG AGAATGATGACCGAAAAACCAGAAAAGTACCAACACATGCTACAGAAGCTTGTTTTTAAAGCTCAACAG AGTAACAATGAAAAGCTGCTTGAGAATCCATATCTTCAGATGTGCGGGATATTTCAGCTGTCAAATGATCTTTAA
- the LOC107926052 gene encoding uncharacterized protein isoform X2, with translation MATTFSPGRSPGGSRLQLGAGSGVSRLRSSSLKKPPEPLRRAVADCLSSSSPAAVAGGVSSHHQGGPLVFTEASRTLRDYLAAPSTTDQAYIVTLEHTIAERERSPAVVGRCVALLKRYLLRYKPSEETLLQIDQFCVNLIAECDISLNRRLPPWSRSLNQQSISSISTSSASASPLLPVSSFASAALVKSLSYVRSLLAKHIPKRSFQPAAFAGATLASRQSLPTLSSLLSRSFNSQLCPVNGGESSEKKDATNLSVSNLSNVEEADGIENPEYLAHDVLKWRWLGDHQSSLLYSESDRSANIQDMRTHNFVEVGAAALLVGDMEAKMKGQPWKYFGTADMPYLDQLLQPSSVTTITNSAAAHSHLRAITALKRSKGGPRQIWDDSPASMFRPRARPLFQYRHYRLSYNSGKQSMDVAVSVLIKLVIDMYVLDSGVAAPLTLSMLEEMLSSPRAACRVRAFDLIINLAVHAHLLEPMVNDDKSAIEEEYAQELLLNSEDQFTMQGIRKIDSAKKLGNSSAIDKFESWILNILYEMLLLLVQTVEKEESVWASALSCLLFFVCDRGKIRRNRLKGLDIRVVKALVETSRFNSWAELVHCKLISILTNMFYQVPDEATTSIISAASFLVDQVDLIDGIDFIFIEYSLATTREERKHLYLVLFDYVLHQINETCILTGASEYSHDESQPIAMLLALADAPEAFYISIKLGVEGIGELLRRSISAALSRYPNSERLNMLLGNITEKLDAIISSFTHLDKEFLHLKQITKSNKFMDDIEGSSVQNGAGMKVKLAWTILHSLLHSDRISYRQNGYIWLGDLLIAEISESRNGSIWSNIKSLQNKIAYAGAHDFCDHSGIPLSIWLMCGLLKSKNNNIRWGFLFVLERLLMRCKFLLDESEMQKSSNTDFSPDHSDSRLEKANAVIDIMSRALSLVAINETDRINILKMCDILFSQLCLKVPHSTVMPFGEGVKQPKVLTRTDEIRNTSTSERLPKQASCSWDELMEETDSKSGYHGSSPIHEIASMAASLLQGQAIVPMQLVARVPAALLYWPLIQLAGAATDNIALGVAVGSKGRGNIPGATSDIRATLLLLLIGKCTADPKAFQDVGGEDFFRALLEDTDSRVAYYSSAFLLKRMMTEKPEKYQHMLQKLVFKAQQSNNEKLLENPYLQMCGIFQLSNDL, from the exons ATGGCTACAACTTTCAGTCCGGGTCGGAGCCCGGGGGGTTCGAGGCTTCAGTTAGGAGCAGGCAGTGGAGTGTCGAGGCTTAGATCTTCGTCGCTTAAGAAGCCACCGGAGCCGTTGCGTCGTGCGGTGGCAGATTGTCTTTCGTCTTCTTCGCCGGCGGCGGTGGCTGGAGGAGTTAGCTCGCATCACCAAGGGGGTCCTTTGGTTTTTACTGAAGCTTCGAGGACGCTTCGG GACTATCTGGCAGCTCCCTCAACAACTGACCAGGCTTATATCGTTACTTTAGAGCATACAATTGCAGAGAGAGAACGCAG CCCAGCTGTGGTGGGAAGATGCGTGGCACTCCTAAAGCGGTACCTTTTAAG ATATAAGCCCAGTGAGGAGACGCTGCTGCAAATAGATCAGTTTTGTGTAAACTTAATTGCTGAATGTGACATTAGTCTAAATCGACGGTTGCCACCTTGGTCTCGATCACTAAATCAACAATCTATTTCATCAATATCAACATCATCTGCAAGTGCTTCGCCTTTGTTGCCTGTATCTAGTTTTGCTTCTGCGGCACTTGTAAAATCGTTAAGTTATGTGAGGTCCCTATTGGCTAAACATATTCCAAAGCGGTCATTCCAGCCTGCAGCCTTTGCTGGAGCTACCTTGGCTTCAAGACAGTCGCTTCCTACACTTTCATCTTTGTTGAGTAGATCTTTCAATTCCCAGCTATGCCCTGTGAACGGTGGAGAATCTTCAGAGAAGAAAGATGCTACAAATTTATCTGTTTCAAACTTGTCGAACGTTGAGGAAGCTGATGGAATAGAGAATCCTGAATATCTTGCACATGATGTCCTGAAATGGCGCTGGCTTGGGGATCATCAGTCGTCATTATTGTATTCTGAAAG CGATCGGTCCGCGAATATTCAAGACATGAGAACACATAATTTTGTAGAAGTAGGAGCTGCTGCTTTACTTGTTGGAGACATGGAAGCTAAAATGAAGGGTCAACCATGGAAATATTTTGGCACAGCTGATATGCCTTATCTTGATCAACTCTTACAGCCCTCATCAGTCACAACAATTACCAATTCTGCTGCAGCTCACTCCCACTTGAGAGCAATAACAGCATTAAAACGCAGTAAAGGAGGACCTCGTCAAATATG GGATGATTCTCCAGCAAGCATGTTTCGCCCACGTGCCCGGCCACTTTTCCAGTACCGTCATTACAG ATTAAGTTATAACAGTGGAAAGCAGTCAATGGATGTGGCTGTGAGCGTCCTTATTAAGCTGGTCATTGACAT GTATGTCTTGGATTCTGGAGTTGCTGCTCCCCTTACTCTGTCTATGCTTGAG GAAATGCTTAGTTCTCCAAGAGCAGCTTGTAGGGTGCGtgcttttgatttaattataaaccTTGCAGTCCATGCTCACTTGTTGGAGCCAATGGTAAATGATGACAAATCTGCAATTGAAGAAGAGTATGCTCAAGAATTGCTTTTAAATAGTGAAGATCAGTTTACCATGCAAGGGATAAGAAAAATAGATTCTGCCAAGAAGTTGGGCAACTCCTCAGCCATTGATAAATTTGAATCTtggattttaaacattttatatgagATGCTTCTTCTTCTTGTTCAG ACTGTAGAGAAGGAAGAATCTGTCTGGGCTTCTGCTCTAAGCTGCTTACTGTTTTTTGTCTGTGATAGAGGCAAAATCCGGAGAAATCGATTAAAAGGACTTGACATTAGG GTTGTCAAGGCACTTGTAGAGACTAGCCGGTTTAATTCCTGGGCTGAACTTGTTCACTGCAAGCTTATTTCTATCCTAACAAACATGTTTTATCAAGTACCTGATGAAGCTACTACATCCATCATAAGTGCTGCAAGCTTTCTTGTTGACCAGGTTGACCTGATTGATGGAATTGATTTCATCTTCATTGAG TATTCATTGGCAACCacaagagaagaaagaaaacatcTATATTTGGTGCTGTTTGACTATGTTTTGCATCAAATAAATGAAACATGCATATTGACAGGAGCTTCTGAATATAGTCATGATGAGAGTCAGCCCATTGCTATGCTGCTTGCTTTGGCTGATGCACCTGAAGctttttatatttcaattaaGCTGGGGGTGGAAGGCATTGGGGAGCTTTTGAGAAGATCAATTTCTGCTGCATTGTCTAGATACCCTAACAGTGAGCGATTAAATATG CTGTTGGGAAATATTACGGAGAAATTGGATGCAATAATAAGTTCATTTACTCATTTGGACAAGGAGTTCTTGCATCTGAAACAGATAACTAAATCCAACAAGTTCATGGATGATATTGAGGGTTCATCTGTGCAAAATGGTGCTGGAATGAAAGTAAAGCTTGCTTGGACCATATTGCATTCTCTTCTTCATTCTGATAGAATCTCTTATCGCCAAAATGGATATATCTGGTTGGGAGATCTACTTATTGCTGAAATAAGTGAGTCAAGGAATGGGAGTATATGGTCTAATATCAAGAGCTTGCAGAATAAAATTGCTTATGCCGGTGCTCATGATTTCTGTGATCATTCTGGCATACCTTTGTCTATTTGGCTGATGTGTGGTCTTTTGAAGTCAAAAAACAACAATATTAGGTGGGGCTTCTTATTTGTTCTGGAAAGGCTTCTCATGCGGTGCAAGTTTTTGTTAGATGAGAGTGAAATGCAAAAGTCAAGCAATACAGATTTTAGCCCTGATCATAGTGATTCCCGACTTGAGAAAGCAAATGCGGTGATTGACATCATGAGCCGTGCTttgtccttggtagctataaatGAAACGGACCGCATAAACATTTTAAag ATGTGTGACATTCTATTCTCTCAATTGTGCTTGAAAGTTCCCCATTCAACTGTGATGCCATTTGGTGAAGGAGTAAAACAACCTAAAGTTCTCACCCGCACAGATGAAATTAGAAATACTAGTACTTCTGAGCGCTTACCTAAACAAGCAAGCTGTAGTTGGGACGAATTAATGGAAGAAACTGATAGCAAATCTGGCTACCACGGTAGTTCTCCAATACATGAGATAGCTTCTATGGCCGCATCACTACTCCAAGGACAAGCCATTGTGCCAATGCAATTAGTTGCACGTGTACCAGCTGCTTTGTTATATTGGCCTTTGATTCAACTTGCAGGTGCTGCAACTGACAACATTGCTCTAGGTGTTGCTGTTGGAAGTAAAGGAAGAGGGAACATACCTGGTGCTACTTCTGATATTCGGGCCACCCTTCTTTTACTTCTAATTGGTAAATGTACTGCAGATCCTAAAGCTTTTCAGGATGTTGGTGGAGAAGATTTTTTCAG GGCACTTTTGGAAGATACTGATTCCAGGGTGGCATATTACTCTTCAGCTTTCCTATTGAAG AGAATGATGACCGAAAAACCAGAAAAGTACCAACACATGCTACAGAAGCTTGTTTTTAAAGCTCAACAG AGTAACAATGAAAAGCTGCTTGAGAATCCATATCTTCAGATGTGCGGGATATTTCAGCTGTCAAATGATCTTTAA
- the LOC107926053 gene encoding THO complex subunit 4A isoform X1: MSGSLDMSLDDIIRNKSRSEGHSRDSRRKPRAPAPGPDRRGPIRDQPRINPYPVRPMQLEVPAWQGQLVSSGALDVEAKLYISNLDYGVSNEDIKVLFSEVGDLKRYSINYDKSGRSKGTAEVVFFKQADALAAIKRYNNVQLDGKPMTIELVGANVVMSASVPPTKSGILRAPNMASRRDLEKIGVGRGWVRRFGRGRGHEHEHERDGPIGKKLTAEDLDADLDKYHLEATRIK, encoded by the exons ATGTCCGGTTCACTGGACATGTCTCTCGACGACATCATCCGAAATAAAAGCAGATCCGAAGGGCATTCTCGTGATTCCCGACGCAAGCCACGTGCCCCCGCCCCGGGACCTGATCGTCGTGGCCCCATCCGCGACCAGCCAAGAATCAACCCGTACCCAGTCAGACCA ATGCAATTGGAGGTGCCCGCATGGCAGGGACAGTTGGTTTCGAGTGGAGCACTGGATGTGGAGGCGAAGCTATATATATCGAACTTGGATTACGGTGTTTCTAATGAGGATATTAAG GTGCTTTTCTCTGAGGTTGGTGACTTGAAGAGGTACTCAATTAATTACGATAAGAGTGGAAGATCAAAG GGAACTGCAGAAGTTGTctttttcaaacaggcagatgcTTTGGCAGCTATCAAGCGATACAACAATGTTCAACTTGATGGAAAACCAATGACAATTGAACTTGTGGGAGCTAATGTGGTTATGTCTGCGTCCGTCCCTCCGACCAAAAGTGGCATTCTGAGAGCACCAAATATGGCCTCTAGAAG GGATCTAGAAAAGATTGGTGTTGGAAGGGGATGGGTTCGCAGATTTGGTCGAGGACGTGGACATGAACATGAACATGAACGAGATGGACCAATTGGTAAGAAATTAACTGCAGAAGATCTTGATGCTGATTTGGACAAGTACCATTTAGAAGCTACAAGaattaaatga
- the LOC107926053 gene encoding THO complex subunit 4A isoform X2 yields MLQLQMQLEVPAWQGQLVSSGALDVEAKLYISNLDYGVSNEDIKVLFSEVGDLKRYSINYDKSGRSKGTAEVVFFKQADALAAIKRYNNVQLDGKPMTIELVGANVVMSASVPPTKSGILRAPNMASRRDLEKIGVGRGWVRRFGRGRGHEHEHERDGPIGKKLTAEDLDADLDKYHLEATRIK; encoded by the exons ATGCTGCAACTGCAGATGCAATTGGAGGTGCCCGCATGGCAGGGACAGTTGGTTTCGAGTGGAGCACTGGATGTGGAGGCGAAGCTATATATATCGAACTTGGATTACGGTGTTTCTAATGAGGATATTAAG GTGCTTTTCTCTGAGGTTGGTGACTTGAAGAGGTACTCAATTAATTACGATAAGAGTGGAAGATCAAAG GGAACTGCAGAAGTTGTctttttcaaacaggcagatgcTTTGGCAGCTATCAAGCGATACAACAATGTTCAACTTGATGGAAAACCAATGACAATTGAACTTGTGGGAGCTAATGTGGTTATGTCTGCGTCCGTCCCTCCGACCAAAAGTGGCATTCTGAGAGCACCAAATATGGCCTCTAGAAG GGATCTAGAAAAGATTGGTGTTGGAAGGGGATGGGTTCGCAGATTTGGTCGAGGACGTGGACATGAACATGAACATGAACGAGATGGACCAATTGGTAAGAAATTAACTGCAGAAGATCTTGATGCTGATTTGGACAAGTACCATTTAGAAGCTACAAGaattaaatga